Proteins encoded together in one Candidatus Fusobacterium pullicola window:
- the folD gene encoding bifunctional methylenetetrahydrofolate dehydrogenase/methenyltetrahydrofolate cyclohydrolase FolD has translation MKLDGKDLAQRIKLQLKEETLGLKESLGKVPGLAIILVGDNPASKIYVNSKIKGCSELGFESFAHFLPENTSEERVLELIGELNEDERVNGILVQLPLPKHVDEKKVIDKIALDKDVDGFKPENLGLLMLGDKDSMQPCTPAGIMELLRAYSIELVGKDVVVVGRSNIVGKPMGSLLINEGATVTTCNSKTKDLKAKTSQADMVIMAIGQAKFLTEDMVKEGAIIVDVGINRTEDGLFGDVDYDGVSKKAAYITPVPGGVGPMTVAMLFANTMKAFKKVNNIR, from the coding sequence ATAAAATTAGATGGAAAAGATTTGGCTCAAAGGATAAAATTACAACTAAAGGAAGAGACTTTAGGGCTTAAGGAAAGCTTGGGAAAAGTTCCGGGATTAGCAATTATTCTTGTAGGAGATAATCCAGCTTCAAAGATATATGTAAACTCTAAAATAAAGGGGTGTAGTGAGTTAGGATTTGAAAGTTTTGCTCACTTTTTACCTGAGAATACAAGTGAAGAGAGGGTTTTAGAGTTAATAGGGGAGTTAAATGAAGATGAGAGAGTAAATGGAATACTTGTTCAACTTCCTCTACCAAAACATGTAGATGAAAAGAAAGTGATAGATAAGATAGCACTAGATAAAGATGTTGATGGATTTAAACCAGAAAATCTAGGATTATTAATGTTAGGAGATAAAGACTCTATGCAACCATGTACTCCAGCTGGAATAATGGAGCTGTTAAGAGCTTATTCAATAGAGTTAGTTGGTAAAGATGTAGTAGTAGTAGGAAGAAGTAACATAGTGGGAAAACCTATGGGAAGTCTTTTAATAAATGAAGGTGCTACAGTAACTACATGTAATAGTAAAACAAAGGATTTGAAAGCTAAGACAAGTCAGGCTGATATGGTTATAATGGCAATAGGACAAGCAAAATTTTTAACTGAAGATATGGTAAAAGAGGGAGCTATAATAGTAGATGTAGGGATAAATAGAACAGAAGATGGTCTGTTTGGAGATGTAGATTATGATGGTGTAAGTAAAAAAGCCGCATATATAACTCCTGTACCTGGAGGAGTAGGACCTATGACAGTAGCTATGTTATTTGCTAACACTATGAAAGCTTTCAAAAAAGTTAATAATATAAGATAG
- a CDS encoding hemolysin family protein: protein MDTYQNILLLVVLIMLSGFFSASETALTSFRSIHLEKFEDGKNHKKVELLKKWLTNPNEMLTGLLVGNNIVNILASSIATVVTINLLGGTSSSSIAIATIGMTIIILIFGEITPKIIAKNQSVKIAGIVVTIIYYFALILKPIIKILMMISKFIGRLLGIEIRDEGLMITEEDIISFVNVGEAEGIIEEEEKEMIHSIVGFGETTAKEVMTPRTSMFALEGERTLDEVLDEIIEKGFSRIPVYEDTIDNIIGVLYLKDVLGIIKDGKTDTPIKNFIRSGYFVPETKSIIEILQEFRSMKVHIALVLDEYGGIVGIVTIEDLIEEITGEIRDEYDTEEEELIHKIDENSYEVDGMIDIETLDKELAIGLPESEDYESLGGLIVTEMGRVAVVGDEIMIDNVRLKVLEVDKMRVSKVLIELNAGDKVDDQKS from the coding sequence TTGGACACGTACCAAAATATTTTGTTGTTAGTTGTATTAATTATGTTATCTGGATTTTTTTCGGCTTCTGAAACAGCTTTGACATCATTTAGAAGTATTCATTTAGAGAAATTTGAAGATGGAAAAAATCATAAAAAAGTGGAACTTTTAAAAAAATGGTTAACAAATCCAAACGAGATGCTGACAGGTCTTTTAGTAGGAAATAATATTGTAAATATTTTAGCTTCATCTATAGCTACTGTTGTAACGATTAACCTTTTAGGTGGGACTTCAAGTTCCTCAATAGCGATAGCTACTATCGGAATGACAATAATTATACTTATTTTTGGAGAGATTACTCCAAAGATTATAGCTAAAAATCAATCTGTAAAGATTGCTGGGATAGTAGTTACAATAATCTATTACTTTGCTTTAATTTTAAAACCTATTATAAAAATACTTATGATGATATCTAAGTTTATAGGAAGATTATTAGGTATAGAGATAAGAGATGAAGGGCTTATGATTACGGAAGAGGATATAATCTCTTTTGTAAATGTAGGGGAAGCTGAAGGTATTATTGAAGAAGAAGAAAAAGAGATGATACACTCAATAGTAGGATTTGGAGAAACAACAGCAAAAGAGGTAATGACTCCAAGAACATCTATGTTTGCTCTTGAAGGTGAAAGAACACTAGATGAAGTTTTGGATGAGATCATAGAAAAGGGATTTTCAAGAATTCCTGTATATGAAGATACTATTGATAATATTATAGGGGTACTATATTTAAAAGATGTATTAGGGATTATAAAAGATGGAAAAACAGATACACCTATTAAAAACTTTATAAGAAGTGGATATTTTGTACCTGAAACAAAATCTATTATTGAAATTTTACAAGAGTTTAGAAGTATGAAAGTACATATAGCTCTAGTTTTAGATGAGTATGGTGGAATAGTAGGAATAGTAACTATTGAGGATTTAATTGAAGAGATTACTGGAGAGATTCGTGATGAGTATGATACTGAAGAGGAAGAGTTGATCCATAAGATAGATGAGAATAGTTATGAAGTAGATGGTATGATAGATATAGAAACTTTAGATAAAGAGTTAGCTATAGGATTGCCAGAGTCTGAGGATTATGAGAGTCTTGGAGGATTAATTGTTACTGAGATGGGAAGAGTAGCAGTAGTCGGAGATGAAATAATGATAGATAATGTTAGATTAAAAGTTTTAGAAGTAGATAAGATGAGAGTGTCAAAAGTATTAATTGAACTAAATGCGGGAGATAAAGTGGATGATCAAAAAAGTTAA
- the accB gene encoding acetyl-CoA carboxylase biotin carboxyl carrier protein produces MKIDIKTIKELAENIEKYNLNEVTLESEGVKLVLKKEKPVKVEAVQVQQPVVQQYVGVQEEVEVKEEVVEVGEKECITAPMVGTFYKSSAPGNPAFVEVGMNVSAGDTLCIIEAMKLMNEVKATKNCKITKILVENGQTVKKGDKLFEIE; encoded by the coding sequence ATGAAAATAGATATAAAAACTATAAAGGAATTAGCAGAGAATATTGAAAAATATAATTTAAATGAGGTAACTTTAGAGAGTGAAGGAGTAAAATTAGTATTAAAGAAGGAAAAGCCAGTAAAGGTTGAAGCAGTTCAAGTTCAACAACCAGTGGTGCAACAATATGTTGGAGTTCAAGAAGAGGTAGAGGTAAAAGAGGAAGTAGTAGAAGTTGGAGAGAAAGAGTGTATAACAGCTCCTATGGTAGGAACTTTTTATAAATCATCAGCTCCAGGAAACCCAGCTTTTGTAGAGGTAGGGATGAATGTTTCAGCTGGAGATACTCTATGTATAATTGAGGCTATGAAGCTTATGAACGAGGTAAAAGCTACTAAAAATTGTAAAATCACAAAAATATTAGTAGAAAATGGACAAACAGTTAAAAAGGGAGATAAGTTATTTGAAATAGAGTAG
- a CDS encoding ACT domain-containing protein translates to MKKNEKREYYIVDKRILPNSIQSVIKVNDLVQHTKISKYEAIKKVGISRSTYYKYKDYIKPFFESGKDKVFSIHMSLVDKPGILASILNIIAGEDMNVLTIVQNIAVDGIAKSTISIQTTENMLRKIEGMLEKISEVDGVKDLRIIGSN, encoded by the coding sequence ATGAAAAAAAATGAGAAAAGAGAGTACTATATAGTTGATAAAAGAATACTTCCAAACTCTATTCAAAGTGTAATTAAAGTAAATGATTTAGTACAACACACAAAAATTTCAAAGTATGAAGCTATAAAAAAAGTTGGAATAAGTAGAAGTACTTACTATAAATATAAGGATTATATAAAACCTTTCTTTGAAAGTGGAAAGGATAAGGTATTTAGTATTCATATGTCACTAGTAGATAAACCTGGAATATTAGCAAGTATTTTAAATATAATAGCTGGTGAAGATATGAATGTACTTACTATAGTACAAAATATAGCTGTAGATGGAATAGCAAAATCTACTATCTCTATTCAAACAACAGAGAATATGTTGAGAAAGATAGAGGGAATGTTAGAGAAAATCTCTGAAGTAGATGGAGTTAAAGATTTAAGAATAATAGGTAGTAACTAA
- a CDS encoding DUF502 domain-containing protein, with translation MIKKVKAYFYTGLIALLPIILTVYIFNWIVSIMMSLLGNSFVTIIIQKLLLKFVEERDMDYYFQLLVYFISLVTMIVGTCLVGFTLKIVFFARIIKKAKELFIKIPLIKQVYTTISQIIDLTMSDREKSYQKVVMVEYPRKGIYSIGFLTSEDNFLISEVIGDGKKMCNVFIPTSPNPTSGMFIIVPEDEVKILDIKIDDAVKLIISGGVILPEKKEIERVEK, from the coding sequence ATGATCAAAAAAGTTAAAGCTTATTTTTATACAGGTTTAATAGCCTTACTTCCAATAATCTTAACTGTATATATATTTAACTGGATAGTTAGTATTATGATGAGTTTATTGGGAAATTCTTTTGTAACTATAATTATACAAAAACTTCTTCTCAAATTTGTAGAGGAGAGGGATATGGATTATTATTTTCAACTTTTAGTATATTTTATTTCGTTGGTAACAATGATAGTAGGAACATGCTTAGTTGGATTTACATTGAAGATAGTTTTTTTTGCAAGAATTATAAAAAAGGCTAAGGAACTGTTTATAAAAATACCTTTAATTAAACAAGTCTATACTACAATTAGCCAAATAATAGATTTGACTATGTCTGATAGAGAGAAATCATATCAAAAAGTTGTAATGGTAGAATATCCGAGAAAGGGAATATACAGTATTGGATTTTTAACTTCAGAGGATAACTTTTTAATTAGTGAAGTTATTGGAGATGGAAAAAAGATGTGTAATGTCTTTATACCAACATCTCCAAATCCAACTTCTGGAATGTTTATTATAGTACCTGAAGATGAAGTAAAAATTTTAGATATTAAAATAGATGATGCTGTAAAATTAATAATATCTGGTGGAGTGATATT
- the fmt gene encoding methionyl-tRNA formyltransferase codes for MRILFMGTPEFAVPSLDVLNSEYEIVGAFTKIDKPNMRGKKIKFTPVKEYALEHNIPVYQPNTLKSEETQNLIKELNPDLIVVVAYGKILPKEIIEMPKYGVINVHSSLLPKYRGAAPINAALIHGEEESGVSIMYIAEELDAGDVILTVKTKITDEDTFLTLHDRLKELGAEGLIEAVRLIEKEEAPRTPQNHSEATFVRPFSKEDCRIDWSKSEREIFNFVRGMNPFPSAFTTCEDKIFKIYGVKENFKTYENGVCGEVVDVKKGEGVVVKTGNGSVILTQVKPENKKLLNGADIINGGMLKVGDILK; via the coding sequence ATGAGAATACTTTTTATGGGAACTCCAGAATTTGCAGTACCATCTTTAGATGTATTAAATTCTGAATATGAAATAGTTGGAGCTTTCACAAAAATTGATAAGCCTAATATGAGAGGGAAGAAGATTAAATTCACTCCAGTAAAAGAGTATGCTTTAGAGCATAATATACCAGTATATCAACCAAATACTTTAAAAAGTGAGGAGACTCAAAATTTAATAAAGGAGTTAAATCCAGATTTAATAGTAGTAGTAGCTTATGGAAAGATATTACCAAAAGAGATAATTGAGATGCCAAAGTATGGAGTAATCAATGTTCACTCATCTCTACTTCCAAAGTATAGAGGGGCAGCTCCAATAAATGCAGCTCTTATACATGGAGAGGAAGAGAGTGGAGTAAGTATAATGTACATAGCTGAGGAGTTAGATGCTGGAGATGTAATACTTACTGTTAAAACAAAAATAACAGATGAGGACACTTTCTTAACTTTACATGATAGATTGAAAGAGTTAGGAGCAGAGGGGTTAATAGAAGCTGTAAGACTTATAGAGAAAGAGGAGGCACCAAGAACTCCACAAAATCACTCTGAAGCTACTTTTGTAAGACCATTTTCAAAAGAGGATTGTAGAATTGATTGGAGTAAAAGTGAAAGAGAGATTTTCAACTTTGTAAGAGGAATGAATCCTTTCCCAAGTGCCTTTACAACTTGTGAGGATAAAATATTTAAGATATATGGAGTAAAGGAAAACTTCAAGACATATGAGAATGGAGTGTGTGGAGAGGTAGTAGATGTAAAAAAAGGTGAAGGGGTAGTAGTAAAGACTGGAAATGGAAGTGTAATACTAACTCAAGTAAAACCTGAAAATAAAAAGCTTTTAAATGGAGCGGATATAATCAACGGTGGAATGTTAAAAGTTGGAGATATCTTAAAATAG
- the nrdR gene encoding transcriptional regulator NrdR, producing MRCPFCGSEDTKVVDSRSFMEGFSIKRRRECIQCEKRFTTYEKVEETPLYIVKKDKRRERFDRNKLLNGLIRATIKRNISREELDTFVLEIEKYIQNSLKNEITSQELGELVMERLLEMDEVAYVRFVSVYKEFNDIKSFIELVENISKNRKGE from the coding sequence ATGAGATGTCCATTTTGTGGGTCAGAAGATACAAAGGTAGTAGATAGTCGTTCATTTATGGAGGGTTTTTCTATAAAGAGACGTCGTGAGTGTATCCAGTGTGAAAAGAGATTTACTACATATGAAAAAGTGGAAGAGACACCTTTATACATCGTAAAGAAGGATAAAAGAAGAGAGAGATTTGATAGAAATAAACTTTTAAATGGTCTAATAAGAGCTACAATAAAGAGAAACATAAGTAGAGAAGAGCTGGATACCTTTGTTTTGGAGATAGAAAAGTACATTCAAAACTCACTAAAAAATGAGATAACAAGTCAAGAGTTAGGAGAGTTAGTGATGGAGAGACTTTTAGAGATGGACGAGGTAGCCTATGTTAGATTTGTTTCTGTATATAAAGAGTTTAATGATATAAAATCTTTTATAGAATTAGTTGAAAATATAAGTAAAAATAGGAAAGGTGAGTAG